From the genome of Sphingobacterium kitahiroshimense, one region includes:
- the trpS gene encoding tryptophan--tRNA ligase, producing METVVSGIRSTGKLHLGNYYGALSNFVKMQNEYNCYFFIADLHSLTTHPTPHGLQSTVRQVIVEYLAAGIDPEKSTIYVQSDVPEVAELYLYMNMNAYLGELERATAFKDKVRSNPDNVNAGLLTYPVLMACDILIHHGTKVPVGKDQEQHLEMTRTFGNRFNRLYDVDYFKEAFAFTYSDKLVKIPGLAGQGKMGKSNGEADCIYLSDSADVIRKKVMRAVSDSGPTEMNQPKPEAVQNLFDLMKVVSAPDTLEHFNDLYNNCAIRYGDFKKQLAEDMVIATEPVRSRIEDISNDDAYIAKVAKLGAEKASESARKTLKEVREIIGIKRFY from the coding sequence ATGGAAACTGTTGTCAGTGGTATTAGAAGTACCGGAAAATTACATTTAGGAAACTATTACGGCGCATTGAGCAATTTTGTGAAAATGCAAAATGAATATAATTGTTATTTCTTCATAGCCGATTTACACTCTTTAACTACGCACCCAACTCCTCACGGTCTGCAAAGCACCGTACGTCAAGTGATTGTTGAATATCTTGCTGCAGGTATAGACCCTGAAAAATCAACGATATATGTCCAGTCTGACGTACCTGAAGTAGCAGAACTTTATTTGTATATGAATATGAACGCATATCTGGGAGAGCTGGAGCGCGCTACTGCTTTTAAAGATAAAGTGCGCAGCAATCCTGATAATGTGAATGCAGGACTGTTAACATACCCTGTTTTGATGGCTTGCGACATCTTAATTCACCATGGCACAAAAGTTCCTGTTGGTAAAGATCAAGAGCAACATTTAGAAATGACCAGAACATTTGGTAACCGTTTTAATCGTTTATACGATGTCGATTATTTCAAAGAGGCATTTGCTTTTACCTATTCAGATAAATTAGTTAAAATCCCTGGTTTAGCGGGACAAGGAAAAATGGGTAAATCCAATGGTGAGGCAGATTGTATTTACTTGTCCGATAGTGCGGATGTAATTCGTAAAAAAGTAATGCGTGCTGTATCTGACTCTGGTCCAACGGAAATGAACCAACCTAAACCAGAAGCTGTTCAAAATCTTTTTGATTTAATGAAAGTTGTGTCAGCACCCGATACATTAGAACATTTTAACGATCTATATAACAATTGCGCTATTCGTTACGGTGATTTTAAAAAACAGTTAGCAGAAGATATGGTCATTGCAACAGAGCCTGTACGCTCACGCATTGAAGATATTTCAAATGATGATGCGTATATTGCTAAAGTAGCGAAATTAGGCGCTGAAAAAGCGAGTGAATCAGCACGTAAAACATTGAAAGAAGTACGTGAAATCATTGGCATTAAAAGATTTTATTAA
- the hutG gene encoding formimidoylglutamase — protein sequence MKTKNQKHYTPADRKMWTGRIDGTSEEHLRWHQVITCIDLNNEQDLTDCYVILGFACDEGVRRNLGRTGAAKGPEVLIKALSNLPVFRDKKTKLVDAGTVYCSDHQLENAQESLGYFIQLILQRGGFPMVLGGGHEVTFGHYLGLKSYSRNKLGIINFDAHFDIRKPEQEIATSGTGFYQIAQQEEKINYLPIGIQKISNTQALFDAVKDYQINWIEAQHFHKANSEAIIQQVESFIAGIDYLYLTVDLDVFAASCAPGVSALAHNGIQPDAFFLEIFQLIISSEKLISIDIAEFNPAYDIDNRTAKLAADLLFHIVNR from the coding sequence ATGAAAACTAAAAACCAGAAACATTATACTCCGGCAGATAGAAAAATGTGGACAGGACGTATAGATGGGACAAGCGAAGAACATCTGCGTTGGCATCAGGTAATCACATGTATCGATCTTAATAATGAACAGGATCTTACGGATTGCTATGTCATACTGGGTTTTGCTTGCGATGAAGGTGTTAGAAGAAACCTAGGAAGAACAGGTGCGGCAAAAGGACCAGAAGTTTTAATAAAAGCATTGTCAAACCTGCCAGTATTTCGAGATAAAAAAACGAAACTCGTTGATGCCGGGACCGTTTATTGTTCCGACCATCAACTGGAAAATGCGCAAGAATCTCTTGGCTATTTTATCCAACTTATACTGCAACGCGGAGGCTTTCCAATGGTATTAGGGGGTGGTCATGAAGTTACTTTTGGTCATTATCTAGGACTCAAGTCGTATTCCCGCAATAAACTCGGGATCATTAATTTTGACGCCCATTTTGATATCCGAAAACCAGAACAGGAAATTGCAACTTCCGGTACAGGTTTTTACCAAATTGCACAGCAAGAAGAAAAAATCAATTACCTCCCTATCGGAATACAAAAAATCAGCAATACACAAGCTTTATTTGATGCGGTAAAAGATTATCAGATAAACTGGATAGAAGCTCAACATTTTCACAAGGCAAATAGCGAGGCAATTATCCAACAAGTTGAGTCATTTATAGCAGGAATAGATTACCTCTACCTAACCGTCGATTTAGATGTTTTTGCTGCAAGCTGTGCACCAGGAGTTAGTGCATTGGCCCATAACGGAATCCAGCCTGATGCTTTTTTCTTAGAAATTTTTCAACTAATCATTTCTTCAGAAAAATTAATAAGTATAGATATCGCAGAATTTAATCCGGCGTACGATATTGACAATCGTACTGCTAAATTAGCAGCGGACCTACTCTTTCATATTGTTAACCGTTAA
- the hutH gene encoding histidine ammonia-lyase, producing the protein MVNKTKKFQYGEDTMTSSLAIQIANGNIKGQLTEKTVKKVVQSAQYVQEIVDSGKIVYGINTGFGPLCTTLINPADTKKLQENILKSHAVGIGEPIDQQLSKLMLILKAHALAKGYSGIQLSTLERILWFIDQDIVPVVPKQGSVGASGDLAPLSHLFLPLIGLGKVWYKGEILPTAQILTRFDTSPITLGAKEGLALINGTQFMAAHAVKAVVEMQNLLDNADLVATLMIEGLNGSIKPFFPQLHELRPYKGNKYVASTIFNLLETSEIVTSHKNCSRVQDPYSLRCIPQIHGASRNAWLHLKETIEVEINAVTDNPIIIDSELTISGGSFHGQPIALPIDYATLAISEIGNVSDRRVYLSLEGDTPNVPKLLLKETGLNSGFMILQYSTAALASENKGLCFPSSADSIPTSLGQEDHVSMGSIGARKLLQVINNVSKILSIELICAAQAFDFHRPLQSTPIIEAVHQKIRKSIPHIKEDQIMEEILQAAQQLISSGTLITEAKQIAHKQGIPYHGVHQEYFNNY; encoded by the coding sequence ATGGTAAATAAAACTAAAAAATTTCAGTACGGCGAAGATACCATGACCAGCTCGCTAGCAATTCAGATAGCGAATGGAAATATTAAAGGTCAATTAACTGAAAAAACAGTAAAAAAAGTTGTTCAAAGTGCACAATATGTTCAAGAAATTGTTGATTCCGGTAAAATAGTATATGGTATAAACACAGGTTTTGGTCCACTTTGTACTACGCTGATAAATCCTGCAGATACTAAAAAACTACAAGAAAATATTCTAAAAAGCCATGCAGTAGGTATAGGAGAGCCCATCGATCAGCAATTGTCTAAATTAATGTTAATTTTAAAAGCGCATGCCTTAGCAAAAGGATATTCAGGTATTCAACTAAGCACGTTAGAGCGCATTCTATGGTTTATTGATCAGGATATCGTTCCAGTGGTTCCTAAACAAGGATCAGTGGGTGCCTCTGGAGACCTAGCCCCTCTTTCGCACTTATTTTTACCTTTAATAGGATTAGGAAAAGTCTGGTATAAAGGTGAAATTCTTCCAACAGCTCAAATATTAACACGATTTGACACCAGCCCGATTACGTTAGGAGCCAAAGAAGGATTAGCACTCATTAACGGAACCCAGTTTATGGCAGCTCATGCCGTAAAAGCGGTCGTGGAAATGCAAAATCTCTTAGATAATGCAGATTTGGTTGCCACATTGATGATTGAAGGGCTAAATGGATCCATTAAACCTTTCTTTCCACAATTGCATGAACTGAGACCATACAAAGGAAATAAATATGTAGCAAGTACGATCTTCAACTTATTAGAGACCTCAGAAATTGTTACATCACATAAAAACTGTTCTCGTGTTCAAGATCCATATTCTTTACGCTGCATTCCACAAATACATGGAGCTTCTCGCAATGCATGGCTTCATTTAAAAGAAACCATAGAAGTTGAAATTAATGCCGTAACCGATAATCCGATCATCATCGACAGCGAACTAACCATTAGTGGCGGTAGTTTCCATGGACAGCCAATTGCACTTCCTATTGATTATGCAACATTGGCGATATCAGAAATCGGCAATGTTTCCGATAGACGTGTATATCTGTCACTAGAAGGCGATACGCCCAATGTACCAAAACTACTCCTCAAAGAAACAGGCCTGAACTCTGGATTTATGATCTTACAATATAGTACAGCAGCATTAGCAAGTGAAAATAAAGGGCTTTGTTTTCCATCCAGTGCAGATAGCATACCTACTTCTTTAGGTCAGGAAGATCATGTGAGTATGGGATCCATCGGTGCCCGAAAATTATTGCAGGTCATCAATAATGTTAGTAAAATATTAAGTATAGAACTTATTTGTGCGGCCCAGGCTTTTGATTTTCACAGACCGCTACAGTCAACGCCTATCATTGAGGCTGTACACCAAAAGATCAGAAAATCGATTCCACATATCAAAGAAGATCAAATTATGGAAGAGATACTTCAAGCTGCTCAACAGCTTATTTCTTCGGGAACTTTGATTACAGAAGCAAAACAAATTGCACATAAGCAAGGTATACCTTATCACGGTGTTCATCAGGAATATTTCAACAACTATTAA
- a CDS encoding deoxynucleoside kinase: MHIAIVGNIGAGKTTLTKLLADHFKYEPQFEAVDNNPYLEDFYADMKRWSFNLQIFFLNSRFRQIVELQKTNIDMIQDRTIYEDAYIFAENLYDMGLMSARDFENYSNIFQSIIHYIKPPDLLIYLKASVPTLVNNIQVRGRDYESGIRLDYLSKLNEKYDKWIDNYKDGKLMVLDKDNLDFTKNPEDLGTIVEKIESQLFGLF; this comes from the coding sequence ATGCATATTGCTATTGTCGGAAATATTGGTGCCGGAAAAACAACCTTAACAAAACTATTAGCGGATCATTTCAAATATGAACCTCAATTTGAAGCGGTAGATAACAATCCTTATTTAGAGGATTTTTATGCTGATATGAAACGTTGGTCATTCAATTTGCAGATCTTTTTCTTAAATAGTCGTTTTCGACAAATTGTTGAATTGCAAAAAACAAATATTGATATGATCCAAGATCGTACAATTTATGAAGATGCATACATCTTTGCCGAAAACTTGTACGATATGGGCTTAATGAGTGCGCGAGATTTTGAAAATTATAGCAATATTTTCCAGAGTATCATCCATTATATCAAACCTCCAGATCTATTAATTTACTTGAAGGCTTCCGTTCCAACACTTGTTAATAATATTCAAGTGCGTGGTCGTGATTATGAATCCGGAATTCGATTGGATTATTTATCTAAATTGAATGAAAAATACGATAAATGGATTGATAATTATAAGGATGGTAAATTAATGGTTCTTGATAAAGATAATTTAGATTTCACGAAAAACCCG
- a CDS encoding urocanate hydratase: MIFKEEILQGIPTSLPPKVSYDKNISHAPKRKDILSEDEKKLAIKNALRYFPVQWHVELGKEFLEELMLFGRIYMYRFRPTYEMYARPIEAYPGNSLQARSIMLMIQNNLDPQIAQHPHELITYGGNGAVFQNWAQYLITMQYLAQMNDEQTLHMYSGHPMGLFPSSKDAPRVVITNGMMIPNYSKPDDWERFNAMGVTQYGQMTAGSYMYIGPQGIVHGTTITVMNAFRKHLSKEDTIHGKVFLTSGLGGMSGAQPKAGNIAGCITVCAEVNPAAARKRHKQGWVDILMENMDDLIERVQQAIKNKEIIAIAYIGNIIEIWEAFLDANIYISVGSDQTSLHNPWAGGYYPIGLSFEQSNKLMAEQPDVFKAQVQASLVRHVDAINAHVARGTYFFDYGNAFLLESSRAGAAVLASNGIDFRYPSYVQDILGPMCFDYGFGPFRWVCSTADPEDLKTTDHIALEALQELKKTAYPEIKQQLADNIKWIEQADQNKLVVGSQARILYADAIGRIRIAKAFNLAVRNGQLKGPIILGRDHHDVSGTDSPYRETSNIYDGSKFTADMAIHNVIGDSFRGATWVSIHNGGGVGWGEVINGGFGLLLDGSEDADRKLENMLFYDVNNGIARRAWAQNDTARQAIEVELKRTTTLKVTLANLVDTDTMNQIFKDYEN; encoded by the coding sequence ATGATATTTAAAGAAGAAATTCTACAAGGAATACCAACTAGTCTACCACCTAAAGTTTCTTATGATAAAAACATAAGTCATGCTCCTAAGCGAAAGGATATTCTATCGGAAGATGAAAAAAAATTAGCCATTAAAAATGCATTACGCTATTTTCCAGTGCAGTGGCATGTAGAACTTGGAAAAGAATTTTTAGAGGAATTGATGCTATTTGGCAGAATCTACATGTACCGCTTCCGCCCTACCTACGAAATGTATGCTAGACCAATTGAAGCGTATCCTGGAAACAGCCTACAGGCGCGTAGCATCATGTTAATGATACAAAATAACCTAGATCCACAAATAGCGCAACATCCTCACGAACTCATTACCTATGGTGGAAACGGAGCTGTTTTTCAGAACTGGGCACAGTATTTAATTACAATGCAATACTTGGCCCAAATGAATGACGAACAAACCCTACATATGTACAGTGGCCATCCAATGGGGTTATTCCCATCTTCAAAAGATGCTCCAAGGGTTGTCATTACAAACGGCATGATGATTCCCAATTATTCCAAACCCGATGACTGGGAACGTTTTAATGCAATGGGGGTTACACAATATGGCCAAATGACGGCGGGCTCATATATGTACATCGGACCACAGGGAATCGTACATGGTACCACGATCACAGTTATGAATGCCTTCCGAAAACATTTGTCAAAAGAAGATACAATCCACGGGAAAGTCTTTTTAACATCAGGTCTTGGAGGCATGAGTGGTGCACAACCTAAAGCGGGAAATATTGCAGGGTGCATCACGGTATGTGCAGAGGTTAATCCTGCCGCTGCTCGCAAACGGCATAAACAAGGATGGGTGGACATCTTAATGGAGAACATGGACGATCTCATAGAACGCGTTCAACAAGCTATTAAAAATAAAGAAATTATCGCCATAGCCTACATAGGCAATATAATAGAAATATGGGAAGCATTCCTAGATGCTAATATTTATATTTCAGTTGGATCTGACCAAACCTCATTACACAACCCTTGGGCCGGAGGTTACTACCCGATCGGACTAAGTTTTGAACAATCAAATAAGCTAATGGCAGAACAGCCCGATGTATTTAAGGCACAAGTTCAGGCATCCTTAGTCCGTCACGTCGACGCTATTAATGCCCATGTCGCGCGTGGTACTTATTTCTTCGATTATGGAAATGCATTCTTACTTGAAAGTAGTCGCGCAGGAGCCGCTGTATTGGCGAGTAATGGTATTGACTTCCGATATCCATCTTACGTACAGGATATTTTAGGTCCCATGTGTTTTGACTATGGATTTGGTCCATTTCGCTGGGTATGTTCGACAGCAGATCCAGAAGATTTAAAGACAACAGACCATATCGCACTTGAGGCACTTCAGGAATTAAAAAAGACAGCATACCCTGAGATTAAACAGCAATTAGCTGACAATATCAAGTGGATTGAACAAGCAGATCAAAATAAACTGGTTGTCGGTTCACAGGCCCGGATTCTATATGCTGATGCTATTGGTAGAATTCGAATTGCTAAAGCATTTAATCTTGCGGTAAGAAATGGTCAACTAAAGGGTCCGATTATTTTGGGCAGAGATCATCATGATGTAAGTGGAACAGACTCACCATACCGGGAAACAAGTAACATTTATGACGGCAGTAAATTCACAGCCGATATGGCCATTCATAATGTAATCGGTGACAGCTTTAGAGGCGCTACTTGGGTTTCTATCCATAATGGTGGTGGAGTTGGTTGGGGCGAGGTGATTAACGGTGGTTTCGGCTTATTACTTGACGGTTCCGAAGATGCAGACAGAAAACTTGAAAATATGCTTTTTTACGATGTTAATAATGGTATTGCCCGCAGAGCATGGGCTCAAAATGACACCGCAAGACAGGCTATAGAAGTAGAATTAAAACGTACTACTACGTTGAAAGTAACCCTAGCAAATCTTGTTGATACAGACACGATGAACCAAATTTTCAAGGATTATGAAAACTAA
- the hutI gene encoding imidazolonepropionase, translated as MGKKLIGPFSQLLSLANVPVKGALSDQQLVIKEHAGILTENGKITAIGNYDGLRENHAHDATLVIIEEETVCVPGYIDCHTHIAFAGNRANDFALRNAGVSYLEIAKAGGGIWSTVQHTRNASEAELIKNIINCSKALIKQGITTIEVKSGYGLSVKEELKILRAIKKAQESIAVDLIPTCLAAHMKPKDYEGTAVDYLKEIASELFPILKEEQLSNRIDAFIEQSAFSADDIQNYFTKAQKMGFDITVHADQFSTSGSKVAVQYNAISADHLEASHETEIKLLADSNTVAVALPGASIGIGCAFTPARKLLDQGASLAIATDWNPGSAPMGQLMTQATILATTEKLSNAEVFAAITFRAALALNLTDRGRLQPGELADFAIYKTNNYQNITYMQGTLKPDQVWKKGINIYTKGKES; from the coding sequence ATGGGTAAAAAATTAATAGGTCCTTTCTCACAATTGTTATCATTGGCAAATGTTCCGGTTAAAGGAGCGCTTTCAGACCAGCAACTCGTAATTAAAGAACACGCTGGTATACTAACGGAAAATGGAAAAATAACAGCTATTGGTAATTACGATGGTTTAAGGGAGAATCATGCTCATGATGCAACTTTAGTAATCATAGAAGAGGAGACTGTTTGTGTTCCCGGCTATATCGATTGTCACACACATATTGCTTTTGCAGGGAATCGAGCTAATGATTTTGCCCTGCGTAATGCCGGTGTCAGTTACCTCGAAATTGCAAAAGCTGGTGGAGGTATCTGGAGCACAGTACAACATACCCGAAATGCAAGTGAAGCTGAACTGATCAAAAATATTATCAACTGTTCAAAGGCACTTATAAAACAAGGTATCACCACCATTGAAGTGAAAAGTGGCTATGGTTTATCTGTTAAAGAAGAGTTAAAAATACTGCGAGCTATAAAAAAAGCACAAGAATCCATAGCCGTTGATCTCATTCCAACTTGCTTAGCAGCACATATGAAGCCCAAAGACTATGAAGGCACTGCAGTAGACTATCTTAAAGAAATAGCATCTGAACTATTCCCTATATTAAAAGAAGAGCAGCTTTCCAATAGAATTGATGCTTTTATCGAACAAAGCGCCTTTTCTGCCGACGATATTCAAAATTACTTTACTAAGGCGCAGAAAATGGGTTTTGATATCACGGTACATGCAGATCAATTTTCCACGTCAGGATCGAAAGTTGCGGTTCAGTATAATGCAATTAGTGCAGATCACCTAGAGGCATCACATGAAACAGAAATTAAACTTCTGGCCGATAGCAATACCGTTGCCGTCGCCTTACCAGGTGCATCAATCGGAATTGGATGTGCATTTACCCCTGCCAGAAAACTTCTTGATCAAGGCGCTAGCTTAGCCATTGCCACTGACTGGAATCCCGGATCTGCTCCAATGGGACAATTAATGACCCAAGCGACGATTTTAGCTACTACAGAAAAATTATCCAATGCTGAAGTATTCGCTGCAATAACATTTAGGGCTGCATTAGCTTTAAATCTGACGGACCGTGGTCGTCTACAGCCAGGTGAACTTGCAGATTTTGCTATTTACAAAACCAATAATTATCAAAATATTACATACATGCAAGGAACACTAAAACCTGATCAGGTATGGAAAAAGGGAATTAATATCTATACGAAAGGAAAAGAATCATGA